A genomic segment from Coregonus clupeaformis isolate EN_2021a unplaced genomic scaffold, ASM2061545v1 scaf0262, whole genome shotgun sequence encodes:
- the LOC123484291 gene encoding uncharacterized protein LOC123484291, translated as MSHNIGFREKDHKLKTFHSIEPIAARMSFHGKVCQIMNTEIRSKDLVTQRPSYSLTVTIRPSDHQMDRLCVALIAFLCAVSSSQDGISAAEVELRVRPGDNITLYCDCIITTGVYIMWYRNCSHKYQPRLVISTDKVYVNLQENSDNPNPFPGYNVVWNPSNNSHDLLIENITGSDLGLYYCGTVEYKVEDDGGKGAVDN; from the exons ATGTCACACAACATCGGTTTCCGAGAAAAGGACCACAAGCTGAAAACTTTCCACTCGATCGAACCAATCGCTGCTCGTATGTCCTTTCATGGTAAAGTATGTCAAATCATGAACACGGAAATACGCAGCAAAGACCTTGTTActcaaagacccagctactctctgacagtcaccatcagaccatcagaCCACCAGATGGACAGGCTGTGTGTTGCTCTGATTGCATTCTTAT gtgctgtttcctccagtcaggatgggatctctgcagcagaggtggagctgagagtcagaccaggagacaacaTCACTCTCTACTGTGACTGTATCATAACTACTGGAGTATACATTATGTGGTATAGGAACTGTTCTCACAAGTACCAGCCGCGTCTTGTTATTTCGACAGACAAGGTTTACGTTAATCTTCAAGAAAATTCTGATAATCCCAACCCTTTCCCTGGATACAATGTGGTGTGGAACCCCTCTAACAACTCCCATGATCTACTGATTGAGAACATCACTGGATCTGACCTGGGACTCTACTACTGTGGGACTGTGGAGTACAAGGTGGAGGATGATGGAGGGAAAGGAG CAGTAGATAATTGA